In Candidatus Aquicultor sp., the genomic stretch GGCAGACAAAGCAATTATTTGCCGCGGTCGAATGCGATGATATCTTCCACGAATCGTAGTACTTTTGCATATCATGGCAGCGGGTGCAGCTTTGAGGGTTTGACGTATACCAATAGGGGATAGCGAGGAACAGGATGATAACTGCTGTAACAGCAATCCACAGTGTGGTGCGCCGCTTGTTTGCGGGCCCGGACGGCTGTGTTGGTTGCGCTACATCTGTGTCTAGTTGTTTCGAATCAGGCATAATAACCCCCACTTGCTTCAGTTATTGGTTAGTCGGCTACTCGTTATTTTTTTAATTATCTAGCAACTGACGGTCTATGACAACCATGTATGCTTCATTACTCTGTATACATAACCGCGTTGCGAGTCGGGTCGATTACAAACGCAGATACATTAGAAAGCTGCGATCCAGGCCCGCCGGCGCTCCATACAATCACGATAATCCAGGCGTTTTTACCCTCAAAGCGTACTTTTTCTATATACGCGGGGAGGGCCGGCTTTTCAAACCGTGAAAGCAGTGTTTTTAAAGAGGTCTGCAACATCGCTTGGTCTTCTCCAGCCTGTGCGGCCTGGCGTGCAGCATCCGATACATACTGGTTTTGCAGTTGTGCTACCTGCATTTCGTTATATGTCAAACTAAAATCGCGCACGATTGATTGAAATTTCGCATCGTCAACATCGGAACGATCGTAACGAGCATGAGTAATCTTAACCTGGGGCTGTGGCATACGATTTGCCCTGTCGTTAGCATTTGCGTCTTCAAGGCTTTCAACGCCAGGCTCCGCAGCTTTTGGCTTGGCCGGCGAGCGCAGCGAAACCGGAGGTTGCTGCGCGGTCGTCTCGACGCTGCTTTGTGCCGAGGTATTATTGTCTGAGGCATTCTCCCCCTGAGGTATCCATAGCCTGAGAAGAAAAGCGATGCATACGAGCATAACAATTACGTAAACGATGTTTGCCAGCGTACGGTAGATGTGACGACGATTAATCGCCATAACGCGAGCCGCTCCGACCATACGCTGTCGCGTGCTGGTGGTTTGCACGGTGCCCGCTAGCTGTTCGGCTATTGATTTTGGCAGCTCAATGCCCGAAATTGTCTGAAGTGTGCCCACAAGCTGTTCTACCCGCGCAAATTCCGCGCTACAATCGGGGCATACTTTGATGTGCTCCTCGACCTCTTTTTTCTCGCTTGTATCGAGCTTTTTATCGAAATACGCAGGTAGAAGTAAACGGATTCTCTTGCACTGTTTCATCTGGTACCCTCCGGTTTTGCGCTATGCTTCTTGCTCGACATACTAGCCGTCTCGGGCTCACTGCCTAGGAGTCCGGTTATTGCAGTTAGGTACCGCATGATAAATGTACTCTGCAATTCTTTATTATACCCGTGGATAAGTTTTGCATACGCGGCGAAATTGCTGTCGGAACCCTCGTGACATTTCTTACACGTGCTCGGCAATTGGACGGATGCTACATGAGACCGCGTATTCGTTAGAGGCTGGATATCATGGTAACCATGGCAATCCCAGCAGGCGGGGGCATCTTGGGCGCCGGCTTTATAGCCTTTCCCATGGTAGTAATCATTGTATGATTGCCAATATTTCTCGTGGCATCTGCCACATATCGCTTTAGCCATTCGGTGCATTTCAGCCTGTTTCCCAGGGTTGTTTTTAAGGGCAAGCGTGGTATGCCCGCTGTGGCAATCGGCGCAGGTCGGGGCCGGGATACCATCTTTCCCGGGTTTATTTGCGAGCGCGAGTTTACCGTGAATACTGGTTTTATACTTTGCAAACTGTTTCTTATGATCGTGGCACTTAGTGCAAGCCGTTTTTGCGGTTCGGCGCCAATCGACAGATGAAAACCTCTTTGGCGTATTATCGAAGTTAGGATGGCAGTCTCTACAGAACAGCGTTTTATGGGGATTCTCTCCTTGCGCATACATATCGAGAAGCGTCGGTTGCGGCCACGACTCTACGATTTTTGAAGTGGATTCATCGATTGCATAAACGGCAATTCGGGATAGTGCCGTACCCGGTTTACCGCTTTCCCAATTCAATACAATAACCCAGGCATTGTGTCCGTTAAGGACCGCATGTTCAGCAAAAGACGGAACCGCCGGCTTCTTAACAGACGCAGCCGCCGTTAATACCGCTTGTCTCAGCGTCCCCGCGTTAAGCCCAAGCGATGACGCTTGCAGTAGTAATTGGTTAATAACCTGATCGCGATATGCATTTGCCTCAACGATCCTAAAGTCCTGAGAAAATTGAACCACTATAGGCTGGATTGCGGCTTGCTCAATCGTTTCCTTGGTTTTGTGTTCGGTGCCTATGCGTACTTGCGGATCTGGAAGATATATAAACGGTTTTGGAAAAACGGGTTTCTCCGGCTCGGCATGCTTTTTCGTTTTATTACCTTGCACTGAAGCATGCTGCGAACCTTGGGAAATGTTAAATACATCTTTAACGTGCGTCGCCACCAGTGATAACCGTCCGGTTATCATAAGAGGGGTGATAACCAGCATAGCTGAGACAAGGATAATCGCCACAGCAATAGCCCATGCCGGAAGCATCGGCTGTTTTGTTCGAGCAGCCTCATTCGTTGTTCTGTCGTGGAGGCTAGACCTGCGTACAATGTGGCGTTTTGTTGTTTTCGGCAAGTTTTCAACAGAGATGCCCCGCAGAAGGTGCGGTAGCCCGGTTAAGGCAGCTAACACTTCAGAGCAACGCGTGCAGCTTGCTAAGTGGGTCTCTAGCTCTTGCTTATCGGCAGAATCAAGACGATTATCATAATAAGCGGCGAGCAATTTGCGTGCCTTCGTGCAATCCATATGACCCCTCCTATAAAAATCATAGTATGCAAAAGCAATCCTGACAATAAAAAAGGCTGCCTTTTAGCAGCCTTTATATCTGTCTTAGATCATGCGCGAAATGCTTACGGTGCGACACCGTGGCAGCGCAAGCAGAAGGTCTCCTGGTGGCAGGCGTTGCAGCCGGTGCGATCGGCTTTTGCATTTGCCCCATGATTCGAACGCCACAATACAAGGTGAGATTTCGGTTTTTGTTTGTGACACTGCATACACCAGTCAGGTCTCCAGTTGTGGCACTGGCCGCAATTGATCGTCTTTGTCATCTGGCCGTGAACCTTAAACCAGTTACCTTGCTTATGACTCGCCGGAACCGCTTTCTTGGTATGGCAGGCGCCACACTTGTCCGGCGCCTTTTTGCCGTCGTGGCACGTTAGACACGTTTCCATTTTTGGTTTGCGCTGATCAGGGTTTCCATGCACGACTCGCGAATGGCATGT encodes the following:
- a CDS encoding zf-HC2 domain-containing protein, with the protein product MKQCKRIRLLLPAYFDKKLDTSEKKEVEEHIKVCPDCSAEFARVEQLVGTLQTISGIELPKSIAEQLAGTVQTTSTRQRMVGAARVMAINRRHIYRTLANIVYVIVMLVCIAFLLRLWIPQGENASDNNTSAQSSVETTAQQPPVSLRSPAKPKAAEPGVESLEDANANDRANRMPQPQVKITHARYDRSDVDDAKFQSIVRDFSLTYNEMQVAQLQNQYVSDAARQAAQAGEDQAMLQTSLKTLLSRFEKPALPAYIEKVRFEGKNAWIIVIVWSAGGPGSQLSNVSAFVIDPTRNAVMYTE
- a CDS encoding zf-HC2 domain-containing protein, which codes for MDCTKARKLLAAYYDNRLDSADKQELETHLASCTRCSEVLAALTGLPHLLRGISVENLPKTTKRHIVRRSSLHDRTTNEAARTKQPMLPAWAIAVAIILVSAMLVITPLMITGRLSLVATHVKDVFNISQGSQHASVQGNKTKKHAEPEKPVFPKPFIYLPDPQVRIGTEHKTKETIEQAAIQPIVVQFSQDFRIVEANAYRDQVINQLLLQASSLGLNAGTLRQAVLTAAASVKKPAVPSFAEHAVLNGHNAWVIVLNWESGKPGTALSRIAVYAIDESTSKIVESWPQPTLLDMYAQGENPHKTLFCRDCHPNFDNTPKRFSSVDWRRTAKTACTKCHDHKKQFAKYKTSIHGKLALANKPGKDGIPAPTCADCHSGHTTLALKNNPGKQAEMHRMAKAICGRCHEKYWQSYNDYYHGKGYKAGAQDAPACWDCHGYHDIQPLTNTRSHVASVQLPSTCKKCHEGSDSNFAAYAKLIHGYNKELQSTFIMRYLTAITGLLGSEPETASMSSKKHSAKPEGTR